One genomic segment of Vibrio penaeicida includes these proteins:
- a CDS encoding type VI secretion system Vgr family protein, with translation MGKLSFSLDVEGLAPNTLIVREYQGQESLSHDGECHGFCYQIELASRSMDIQPNQVVDKDACLVVTQNGEVTQTVHGIVRAFFKGDTGRQHTFYTLTLVPAIERLSLRQNSRIFQNQSVPDILSVLFQEMGINDYAFSLKRSCQPREFCVQYRETDLAFMHRLAAEEGLVYRFNHEKTKHTIIFSDDSQTYDALPASITYNAIAGGQADTPYVFGFTERVRSDVTSVVFQEYSFKKPTYSFKQEQIGQNMSYQRDGYEHYDAPTRYKDDESGQAFSQYRLEFLRRESHTAEGKSNHAGLHAGVKFTLTDHLDPKCNRSWIVVKVTHSGTQPQALEEEGGSGATTYSNQFTVIPASSQWRATPLPKPQVDGPAMAMVVGPDGEEIFCDEHGRVKVHFPWDRYSNGDEHSSCWVRVSQEWAGSQFGVMAIPRIGHEVIVSFLNGDPDQPIITGRTYHAINTPPYALADNKTKTVIRTETHQGEGFNELSFEDQADNEKVYLHAQKDLEREVQNDSLSHIRHDEHATVDNDQFMRIKNARHLAVDGESRTKVTADQSLVVDGSIHQKAGSNWASEAATEIHLKSGVKIVLEAGSELTLKVGGNFVKVDPAGVHVVGSKINLNSGGSAGSGGGFGGQGAELPLELEGLAAPEVQEFSPFSASQQSLDANVKTSIPATPVLMQRIQSDSSSDMAITEICQKQPDGSCPLANCPCRN, from the coding sequence ATGGGCAAATTAAGCTTCTCTCTGGATGTCGAAGGCTTAGCTCCAAATACTTTGATTGTTCGCGAATATCAAGGACAGGAGTCTCTATCACACGATGGAGAATGCCATGGTTTTTGCTACCAGATTGAGTTAGCTAGCCGCTCTATGGATATTCAGCCGAACCAAGTGGTCGACAAAGATGCGTGCCTAGTCGTCACTCAAAATGGCGAAGTCACACAAACCGTTCACGGTATTGTTCGTGCCTTTTTTAAAGGTGACACAGGTCGACAACATACTTTTTATACGCTCACATTAGTGCCAGCCATAGAGCGACTTTCTTTAAGGCAAAATAGCCGCATTTTTCAAAACCAATCTGTACCCGATATTCTCTCAGTGCTTTTTCAGGAAATGGGCATCAACGATTATGCCTTTTCCCTGAAACGGTCCTGCCAGCCAAGGGAGTTCTGCGTTCAATACCGCGAAACCGATTTGGCCTTTATGCATCGGCTCGCGGCAGAAGAAGGCTTGGTGTATCGCTTCAATCACGAAAAAACTAAACATACGATTATTTTCAGCGACGATAGCCAAACCTACGATGCGTTACCGGCCTCAATCACTTACAACGCCATCGCTGGAGGGCAAGCTGATACGCCTTATGTTTTTGGATTCACTGAAAGAGTGCGTTCAGATGTCACCAGTGTCGTGTTTCAGGAATACAGCTTTAAGAAGCCCACCTATTCGTTCAAACAAGAGCAGATAGGACAAAACATGAGTTATCAGCGCGATGGATACGAGCACTATGATGCCCCCACGCGCTACAAAGATGATGAGAGTGGTCAAGCCTTCAGCCAATATCGCCTAGAATTCCTCCGACGCGAATCGCATACCGCAGAAGGAAAAAGTAACCATGCGGGCTTACATGCCGGTGTAAAGTTTACGCTTACAGATCACTTAGACCCTAAATGCAATCGCTCTTGGATTGTTGTAAAGGTGACGCATTCTGGCACTCAGCCTCAAGCGTTAGAAGAAGAAGGGGGCAGTGGTGCAACGACTTACAGCAATCAATTCACTGTTATACCAGCCAGTAGTCAGTGGCGAGCGACACCATTGCCCAAACCACAAGTCGATGGTCCTGCCATGGCGATGGTTGTTGGCCCCGACGGTGAGGAAATATTTTGTGACGAACACGGTCGTGTGAAAGTGCATTTCCCTTGGGATCGCTATTCAAACGGCGACGAACACAGTTCTTGTTGGGTGCGAGTTTCCCAAGAATGGGCAGGTAGCCAATTCGGTGTGATGGCAATTCCCCGAATCGGGCACGAGGTTATTGTCTCTTTTCTGAATGGCGACCCTGATCAGCCAATCATAACGGGAAGAACCTATCACGCTATTAATACGCCTCCTTATGCTTTGGCAGACAACAAAACCAAGACAGTTATTCGTACAGAGACGCACCAAGGGGAAGGGTTCAACGAGCTTAGCTTTGAAGACCAAGCCGACAATGAAAAGGTCTACTTGCATGCCCAAAAAGATTTGGAGCGAGAAGTTCAAAACGACAGCCTTAGCCACATAAGACACGACGAGCACGCAACAGTCGACAACGATCAGTTCATGCGCATCAAAAACGCTCGTCATTTAGCCGTTGACGGGGAAAGCCGAACTAAAGTCACTGCCGATCAATCATTGGTCGTCGATGGATCTATCCATCAGAAAGCAGGAAGCAATTGGGCAAGTGAAGCTGCAACTGAAATTCACCTGAAATCCGGCGTTAAAATTGTGTTGGAAGCCGGGAGCGAACTCACCCTAAAAGTAGGCGGCAATTTTGTAAAAGTAGACCCCGCAGGCGTGCATGTTGTTGGTTCTAAGATCAACCTGAATTCAGGTGGCAGCGCAGGTAGCGGCGGTGGATTTGGTGGGCAAGGTGCTGAGTTGCCATTGGAGTTAGAAGGGTTGGCTGCGCCAGAGGTGCAAGAATTCTCTCCTTTTAGCGCATCTCAACAAAGCCTAGATGCAAATGTCAAAACATCCATCCCGGCAACCCCTGTATTGATGCAGAGGATCCAGAGTGATAGCTCTTCGGACATGGCAATCACCGAAATTTGCCAAAAGCAACCTGATGGCTCATGCCCGCTAGCAAACTGTCCATGTCGGAATTGA
- a CDS encoding DUF4123 domain-containing protein yields the protein MTEIVTMPEANNANVRPTLLELNQSNLKHYIIASYSGSTAQEIYAFSETSEIEPLYAESELQEFVSISPIVARVETKSTLFRRLVEGTPSDFDWSWILVSVPTSMLFDHLLRQLRSSLTLSFDGARRGVFHFYNPRVAHYFFGESDPSDTQTWLGEIRQVTWISPSDSPSNGSVCFFDGSAENLGIAISKVDTQKVLSPSQQIALERLHDDKIIGEYLSKQSITHCDAQQWQRYRKLYILSENLNLSQPDDIAQFFQLCDHYETQPENIEHLMHLKPLDSSSKFHALEQKMIEDKHYVGE from the coding sequence ATGACCGAGATAGTCACCATGCCGGAAGCAAATAACGCGAATGTGCGCCCCACTCTGCTGGAACTGAATCAGAGCAACTTGAAACACTACATCATTGCATCTTATAGTGGCTCAACCGCTCAAGAAATATATGCGTTTTCGGAGACTTCCGAAATAGAGCCTCTTTATGCAGAAAGTGAACTCCAAGAATTCGTATCCATCAGCCCAATAGTCGCTAGAGTTGAAACCAAAAGCACCCTATTTAGACGCCTAGTGGAGGGGACACCCTCAGATTTTGATTGGTCTTGGATTCTTGTATCTGTTCCAACATCAATGTTATTCGATCATCTCCTTCGCCAATTGAGAAGTAGCCTCACCCTCTCTTTTGATGGGGCGAGAAGGGGAGTCTTTCATTTTTACAACCCACGAGTCGCTCACTATTTCTTTGGTGAGTCCGATCCGTCTGATACGCAAACATGGCTTGGTGAAATTAGGCAAGTCACCTGGATTTCACCATCAGACTCTCCGAGCAATGGTTCAGTCTGCTTTTTCGATGGCTCAGCAGAAAACCTCGGCATCGCAATCTCGAAAGTGGATACACAAAAAGTGCTTTCACCTTCTCAACAAATCGCTCTGGAACGCCTTCATGACGACAAAATTATTGGCGAATATTTGTCCAAACAATCAATAACCCATTGTGATGCTCAACAATGGCAGCGATACCGAAAACTTTACATTCTCTCTGAAAATCTAAATCTCAGCCAACCCGATGACATCGCTCAGTTCTTCCAACTATGCGATCACTATGAAACGCAACCTGAAAACATTGAACATCTAATGCATTTAAAACCATTGGATTCGAGTTCCAAATTTCACGCTCTAGAACAAAAAATGATTGAGGATAAGCACTATGTCGGCGAATAA
- a CDS encoding Hcp family type VI secretion system effector produces MPTPCYISIEGETQGLITAGALSTDSIGDAFVEGHEDQMLVQEFNHNVTVPTDPQSGQPSGQRVHKPFQFTVALNKAVPLLYNALASGEKMSTVELKWYRTSIEGKQENFFTTVLESASIVDIHCEMPHCQDPTKSDFTQNVTVSLSYRKINWDHVNAGTSGSDDWRKPVEA; encoded by the coding sequence ATGCCTACTCCATGTTACATCTCTATCGAAGGCGAGACTCAGGGGCTCATCACCGCTGGCGCTCTTTCTACCGATTCCATTGGTGACGCCTTTGTTGAAGGGCACGAAGACCAAATGCTTGTGCAAGAATTCAATCACAATGTAACCGTGCCAACCGACCCACAATCTGGCCAACCTTCTGGTCAACGTGTTCATAAGCCGTTCCAATTTACGGTAGCGCTAAACAAGGCAGTACCTTTGTTGTACAACGCACTAGCATCTGGCGAAAAGATGAGCACAGTTGAGCTGAAGTGGTATCGAACCTCAATTGAAGGCAAGCAAGAGAACTTCTTTACCACTGTGTTGGAAAGTGCTTCGATTGTAGACATTCACTGTGAGATGCCTCACTGTCAAGATCCAACCAAATCTGACTTTACCCAGAATGTGACTGTCTCTTTGTCTTACCGCAAGATCAATTGGGACCATGTAAACGCAGGCACTTCAGGTTCCGACGATTGGCGTAAACCTGTTGAAGCGTAA
- a CDS encoding NAD(P)/FAD-dependent oxidoreductase yields the protein MKESHYQVVVLGAGVAGLSAALALAQQGIKVAVFDKQTAQKQSFGECVHGTMQPILSELKLFDSFIKDAHFELQGYQIDWDELGHHERSLITSPYGTGWILNREKFDTSLISAAIEAGVDIFWQSRLTEFSEQSDGWQLHFMQPDTSQYVVESNFIVDATGRARTLTRKLNIAEKKADSLVACCAHINHSGSGAIARQEAVIHSGLNGWWYLAPFSKNQATLCYFTDNDLDMPKTFSQLVELAYEHASLAPYLDCCDLNDNAQMKITPAYSSCIAKSVGNNWLAVGDASCSYDPLSSYGITSALGSAFYASKAITRWFIGQPQYLKEYEALMQDSFLSYLPKKNEEYEKVTQFNSPFWRRRNLNQPLHHLTKE from the coding sequence ATGAAGGAATCACACTATCAAGTTGTGGTTCTTGGAGCAGGTGTTGCGGGTTTGTCTGCAGCACTTGCGCTGGCACAACAAGGCATCAAAGTCGCTGTATTTGATAAACAAACCGCACAAAAACAGAGTTTTGGTGAGTGTGTTCATGGAACCATGCAGCCTATTCTGTCAGAGCTGAAATTATTCGATAGTTTTATTAAAGACGCACACTTTGAACTTCAAGGATATCAAATCGATTGGGATGAATTAGGTCATCATGAACGGAGTTTGATCACCAGCCCATACGGGACAGGCTGGATCCTGAACAGAGAAAAGTTTGATACGAGTTTGATAAGTGCGGCTATAGAAGCTGGTGTCGATATCTTTTGGCAATCTCGTCTAACTGAATTCTCAGAGCAAAGTGATGGGTGGCAGCTTCATTTCATGCAGCCTGATACCAGCCAGTATGTGGTGGAATCCAATTTTATTGTTGATGCAACAGGACGTGCCCGAACTCTCACACGAAAGTTGAACATTGCAGAGAAAAAGGCCGATAGCTTGGTAGCTTGCTGCGCACATATAAATCACAGCGGTTCTGGTGCTATAGCAAGGCAAGAAGCCGTTATTCATAGCGGCCTAAATGGATGGTGGTATCTTGCTCCGTTTTCTAAAAACCAAGCAACACTGTGCTATTTCACCGACAATGATTTGGATATGCCCAAGACATTTTCTCAGCTTGTCGAGCTGGCATATGAACATGCTTCGTTGGCCCCCTATTTGGATTGCTGCGACTTAAACGACAACGCTCAAATGAAAATTACCCCAGCTTACTCATCTTGTATCGCAAAAAGCGTAGGCAATAACTGGTTGGCTGTTGGGGATGCATCTTGTAGCTACGACCCGCTATCTTCATACGGCATTACGTCTGCTCTTGGAAGTGCATTTTATGCCTCGAAAGCCATTACCCGCTGGTTTATTGGTCAGCCCCAATACCTAAAGGAATATGAAGCACTCATGCAGGATAGCTTTCTTTCATATTTGCCAAAGAAAAACGAAGAGTATGAAAAGGTGACCCAATTCAACTCTCCTTTTTGGCGAAGAAGGAACCTCAATCAACCACTTCATCATTTAACAAAGGAATAA
- a CDS encoding Hcp family type VI secretion system effector gives MPTPCYISIEGETQGLITAGALSTDSIGDAFVEGHEDQMLVQEFNHNVTVPTDPQSGQPSGQRVHKPFQFTVALNKAVPLLYNALASGEKMKTVELKWYRTSIEGKQENFFTTVLESASIVDIHCEMPHCQDPTKSDFTQNVTVSLSYRKINWDHVNAGTSGSDDWRKPVEA, from the coding sequence ATGCCAACTCCATGTTATATCTCCATTGAAGGTGAAACACAGGGGCTTATTACTGCTGGCGCACTGTCTACCGACTCTATCGGTGACGCGTTTGTTGAAGGTCATGAAGACCAAATGCTGGTTCAAGAATTTAACCACAACGTGACGGTTCCAACGGATCCTCAGTCTGGTCAACCATCCGGTCAACGTGTTCACAAACCATTTCAGTTCACGGTTGCGCTGAACAAAGCCGTTCCATTGCTGTACAACGCATTGGCTTCGGGCGAAAAAATGAAGACTGTTGAATTGAAATGGTACCGTACTTCAATCGAAGGTAAGCAAGAGAACTTCTTTACCACTGTATTAGAAAGTGCGTCTATCGTAGATATTCACTGTGAGATGCCTCACTGCCAAGATCCAACTAAGTCTGACTTTACTCAGAACGTTACGGTGTCTCTGTCTTACCGTAAGATCAACTGGGACCACGTAAACGCAGGTACATCTGGTTCAGATGATTGGCGTAAACCAGTCGAAGCATAA
- a CDS encoding LodA/GoxA family CTQ-dependent oxidase, whose translation MPKYYVYPAIGIARLGNSESEFFVGPEVPYQDINPNFTGNNFSECYETYSLNNRSDQELNFKDSQGKVKRQAARFRIFEIDDCDQIVREVTAKEATIEWEVHIANRKSINYQFNNAMDLGKLSQNCELRNAFVTDLQERKDKLLIEPSVRNIQGRDQYGKDYLFDDGTFFGGTSQERTVYLGELRTDCEGRLLVLGGRGKSDSYNNSPITTFANNDNWHDDISDGTVRASITIDGETHDAEPAMVAVTPPNFAPGMPSVVTMYDVVNDLLNDKPQKTQFYRDIFPILNSLVENQGVNLGYFMAFGDNAPANFTKPSILEKLESSSVDNLALREAVFKQFRITPELTVAQRAEEVEKLLNSPNISELDESLKLDLAGTFNEAIKKAQVQVQADKLPPIFGDSYGDAPDSPLVGLSLTSTQYQHMHNWAIGEFELDTNPKENPTPLDGINDPLETIFSAKERAHTLTKTNLQECLGGPFHPGIELTWFLRRESMWNVSDSVDRMRLNVINRGEEVQDYFGPILTPEVALKDMFNVSGPGTLTRFMGVPWQSDEGSCRSNQDYDTAQYLPTITFWSARVPNQVLSQRSFQQTQNTDLSAAQRHKFFSYRQDWLRFLREGGQNPRVTMVDNWDKIGIVVKKPIDDFEIDSEEVKSAWVESQVNVRYLAHDASYRQLLNLETLSPKDILHSANSLSKTKEDIEKLNEEDKEVSELGLVPRIIPSREKLN comes from the coding sequence ATGCCAAAGTACTACGTCTACCCAGCGATTGGCATCGCAAGGCTAGGAAACTCTGAGTCTGAGTTTTTTGTTGGTCCAGAAGTTCCGTATCAGGACATAAACCCAAATTTTACAGGCAATAATTTTAGCGAATGCTACGAAACTTACAGTTTAAACAATCGTTCAGATCAAGAACTCAATTTCAAAGACAGCCAAGGAAAAGTGAAGCGCCAAGCGGCGCGTTTTCGAATATTCGAGATAGATGATTGCGATCAAATTGTACGAGAAGTGACCGCTAAAGAAGCAACGATAGAGTGGGAAGTTCATATAGCGAATCGAAAGTCCATTAACTACCAATTTAACAACGCTATGGACTTAGGAAAGCTCTCTCAAAATTGTGAGTTACGCAACGCCTTTGTTACCGATCTTCAGGAACGAAAAGACAAGTTACTGATTGAGCCGAGCGTACGAAACATTCAAGGTCGCGACCAATATGGGAAAGATTATCTATTTGACGATGGCACCTTTTTTGGTGGGACAAGCCAAGAAAGAACGGTCTATTTAGGTGAATTGAGAACCGATTGCGAAGGGCGCTTATTGGTTCTGGGTGGACGCGGAAAATCAGATAGTTACAACAATAGCCCCATCACGACGTTTGCGAACAATGACAATTGGCATGATGACATCAGTGACGGCACAGTTCGAGCTTCCATCACTATTGATGGTGAAACGCATGACGCTGAACCCGCCATGGTAGCAGTAACGCCGCCAAACTTTGCTCCGGGCATGCCCAGTGTCGTTACTATGTATGATGTTGTAAACGATCTGCTTAACGATAAGCCTCAAAAAACGCAGTTTTATCGCGATATCTTCCCTATTCTTAATAGCTTAGTAGAGAACCAAGGCGTCAACTTGGGCTACTTTATGGCATTTGGTGACAATGCACCTGCGAACTTCACCAAGCCTTCCATTTTAGAAAAACTGGAATCTTCAAGTGTTGATAATCTAGCTTTACGAGAGGCGGTGTTCAAACAATTCCGTATCACACCAGAGCTCACCGTGGCACAGAGAGCCGAAGAAGTTGAGAAGCTACTTAATTCACCGAACATTTCTGAATTGGATGAAAGTTTAAAATTGGACTTAGCAGGTACATTTAACGAAGCCATCAAGAAAGCACAAGTGCAAGTGCAAGCCGATAAGCTTCCGCCAATTTTTGGGGACAGCTACGGTGACGCGCCAGATTCACCTCTTGTGGGGTTGAGTCTAACTTCCACTCAATATCAACACATGCACAATTGGGCTATAGGTGAATTTGAGCTAGACACTAATCCCAAAGAAAACCCTACACCGCTAGATGGCATCAATGACCCACTGGAAACAATTTTCTCTGCAAAAGAACGCGCACATACACTTACCAAAACTAACCTGCAAGAGTGCCTCGGTGGACCGTTCCATCCCGGTATCGAATTAACGTGGTTTTTGCGCCGTGAGTCTATGTGGAATGTGTCTGATAGCGTCGACAGAATGCGCCTAAACGTTATAAACAGAGGGGAAGAAGTACAAGATTACTTTGGTCCTATTTTAACTCCAGAAGTGGCGTTAAAAGATATGTTTAATGTTAGTGGTCCTGGCACACTAACGCGTTTTATGGGCGTGCCTTGGCAATCGGATGAAGGGAGCTGCCGCTCGAACCAAGACTACGATACAGCGCAATACTTACCAACGATCACTTTCTGGTCTGCGCGTGTTCCCAATCAAGTGTTGAGCCAGCGTTCTTTCCAGCAGACTCAAAACACAGATCTATCTGCTGCACAGCGTCACAAGTTCTTCAGTTACCGCCAAGACTGGTTGCGATTCTTACGCGAAGGCGGACAGAACCCGAGAGTTACCATGGTCGATAACTGGGACAAAATTGGGATTGTTGTTAAGAAGCCTATTGATGACTTCGAAATAGACAGTGAAGAAGTGAAAAGTGCTTGGGTTGAATCACAAGTAAATGTGCGTTATTTGGCTCACGACGCAAGTTATCGACAATTGCTTAATTTAGAAACCCTGTCGCCTAAAGATATATTGCACAGTGCAAATAGCCTTTCCAAGACAAAGGAAGACATTGAAAAGCTAAATGAAGAAGACAAGGAAGTGTCTGAATTAGGTCTCGTGCCTAGAATCATCCCAAGTCGCGAAAAGTTGAATTAG
- a CDS encoding toxin VasX, with translation MSANKLSSKPACESKKVFVEVTGTQHNPEQSIMFYDEGDLVRQEWLEQQIEIETLDNTTIHSWDWSGQNAQINAWLAVSKETGQINLPLYPDIQPKERQSKEQHYLLHSIVPLALLPTFDKDLNYKDRVAPVRNGYLYIFYNDKAWREIEVRRQEDGSIKFRDIDLYKHREATDQPFKIEEREPEGLPISDIWVPAKSNGSRATVHFAYSEVQWSAQYLNYLESNEYDRSRRLSAFHELNVKDSVDVLHAKALPEMRARQPEIELFCAEPRYLSRDLSGNWLSTQYQEIKNKFKTISADGKSALAVLRYNESFQYEYGMKHAALEAIVSPENSSEDAWKTDALQDCLADARERKLRAIVLDDPLFDLRHNAFTVMYGIGYLQQVYTDMSKQEYFQCAELVQRFVLPKKFGKQENPFYEHKDEFDTFFGGRFHRTMRTIERQICVRDVKEIQEAVELKMNATRTAQVLRDISSLNGVNASAAHVIAGYGLTALSMNIDNLDSMTIPEDKKPVSFMPTVRHILKSGSPHPLHKILFPSTELVSLEDKYTPPEPFNSGTGFATPESLAQWESEHFIIEDDALKVMDLAFMAKANDNSEGPFATVRRISNTTDGILRGYFDAVLALSKNISEHAKVVEFNSAYAPVLALLKSTNSKLWGEALYVPVGGSELKGAVVGVHGHGLSYGVLDVERKHIQSKKNKTPMGRLYDKDGKLIASTGKKAFHANDVISGTKSVGKKLPLKVVVVPEGSEVAEALNREATQRTLQDIGKKGATGSNIYEALKVPYFITVIETINLINNLQHYKNLSEGKFSTHSIANVASTILDLGVALAHSANFYTSNASSFAINSAKTLIRFPPSLVARFTFQNGTTTLVSNISRLGTIGIFGGLLTAGIAAWDSYRLFESNDTDAGLAMGMVAMGTLVTTLATGLFTSSATFLGLGPIAWIGVGIAVLGFVLYTIFKDTPIEVWLKNGPFGKDPSKEYKHLQDPKTAFNRFIGLIFNISIKSYSVEKQTKLPASITEEVKALGATHVIWVNTNLASLFNKEKLKIEFFARQGIWRKTKETSQMGIDYSAELSEVRSNNLSVLKTVNTFDGYAFFVKHDLPLKSTNLETNMFKTRAYTHTYFRAFNIRVRLRANDTIYPGPELDETFDNSKVSSSPNFNKKDKDWLRGVAIVRP, from the coding sequence ATGTCGGCGAATAAGCTCAGCTCAAAACCTGCCTGTGAGTCAAAGAAAGTATTCGTTGAAGTAACTGGTACTCAGCACAATCCAGAGCAGTCAATTATGTTCTACGACGAAGGCGATTTGGTACGACAGGAATGGTTAGAACAGCAAATAGAAATCGAAACACTCGATAACACGACGATTCATAGTTGGGATTGGTCTGGTCAAAACGCGCAAATTAACGCTTGGTTAGCAGTGTCTAAGGAAACCGGTCAGATAAATCTACCGTTGTACCCAGATATTCAGCCCAAAGAGAGGCAATCCAAAGAACAACATTACTTGCTTCACTCCATTGTTCCACTCGCTCTTTTGCCAACTTTTGACAAAGATCTGAATTACAAAGACAGAGTTGCCCCAGTCCGAAATGGGTATCTCTATATTTTCTACAACGATAAAGCATGGCGAGAGATTGAAGTTCGTAGGCAAGAGGATGGCTCTATCAAGTTCAGAGACATCGACCTGTATAAGCACCGGGAAGCAACGGATCAGCCTTTCAAAATCGAAGAGAGAGAACCTGAAGGCTTACCCATCAGCGATATTTGGGTGCCTGCAAAATCAAATGGCAGCAGAGCAACAGTTCATTTTGCGTATTCTGAAGTTCAATGGAGTGCACAGTACTTAAATTACCTAGAATCCAATGAATATGATCGCTCACGTCGTTTGTCTGCCTTTCATGAACTGAATGTGAAAGACTCTGTTGATGTTCTTCATGCCAAAGCATTGCCTGAGATGAGAGCTCGCCAGCCCGAGATTGAACTGTTTTGTGCTGAACCCAGATACCTAAGTCGTGACCTTTCTGGAAATTGGCTTAGTACTCAATACCAAGAAATAAAAAACAAATTCAAAACCATCTCGGCTGATGGAAAAAGTGCGTTGGCTGTCCTCAGATACAATGAATCTTTCCAATACGAATATGGGATGAAACATGCGGCTCTGGAGGCGATTGTTTCGCCAGAAAATTCTAGCGAAGATGCATGGAAGACCGACGCTCTTCAAGATTGTTTGGCTGACGCACGCGAACGTAAACTCCGAGCCATTGTTCTAGACGACCCTTTATTTGACCTTAGGCACAACGCCTTTACTGTGATGTATGGCATTGGTTATTTGCAGCAAGTCTATACGGACATGTCCAAACAAGAGTATTTCCAATGCGCTGAGCTGGTTCAACGATTCGTTTTGCCAAAGAAATTCGGCAAGCAAGAGAACCCATTCTACGAGCATAAAGACGAGTTCGATACATTTTTTGGAGGGCGATTCCATCGCACAATGAGAACCATTGAACGACAGATCTGCGTGCGAGATGTGAAAGAAATTCAAGAAGCCGTAGAGCTGAAAATGAACGCGACACGCACTGCACAGGTACTGCGAGATATCAGCTCGCTAAATGGGGTGAACGCTTCTGCAGCCCACGTCATTGCTGGGTATGGCTTAACCGCATTAAGTATGAATATCGACAACCTTGATTCGATGACCATTCCAGAGGATAAAAAGCCTGTGAGCTTTATGCCGACAGTAAGACATATCCTCAAAAGCGGCAGCCCTCACCCACTCCATAAAATTTTATTTCCATCAACTGAACTGGTTTCACTGGAAGATAAATACACGCCACCAGAGCCGTTCAATTCAGGAACGGGATTCGCGACCCCTGAATCCCTCGCGCAATGGGAAAGTGAACACTTTATCATTGAGGATGACGCCCTAAAGGTCATGGACTTAGCATTCATGGCTAAGGCAAATGACAATTCCGAAGGTCCTTTTGCTACAGTACGCAGAATTTCAAACACAACCGATGGCATTCTACGAGGCTACTTCGACGCAGTACTCGCGCTATCTAAAAACATTAGCGAACACGCTAAAGTGGTGGAATTCAATTCAGCTTATGCGCCCGTACTCGCATTGTTAAAGTCCACAAACTCAAAGCTTTGGGGGGAGGCACTGTATGTGCCTGTCGGCGGTTCAGAATTGAAAGGGGCAGTGGTTGGCGTACATGGTCACGGCTTAAGTTACGGCGTGTTGGATGTAGAACGTAAGCATATACAAAGTAAGAAAAATAAAACCCCTATGGGGCGTTTGTACGATAAAGATGGAAAACTGATCGCTTCTACTGGGAAAAAAGCGTTTCATGCAAATGATGTAATATCAGGAACTAAAAGTGTCGGTAAAAAGCTACCGCTTAAAGTGGTGGTGGTACCGGAAGGTTCAGAAGTCGCCGAAGCTTTAAATAGAGAAGCTACGCAAAGAACATTGCAAGATATTGGTAAGAAAGGAGCGACTGGGAGTAACATTTATGAAGCATTGAAAGTCCCCTACTTTATCACGGTGATTGAAACAATAAATCTAATCAACAACTTACAACACTATAAAAATCTATCTGAAGGGAAATTCTCCACTCACTCTATCGCTAACGTGGCTAGCACTATATTAGATTTGGGAGTAGCACTTGCGCACTCTGCAAATTTTTACACATCTAATGCGTCCTCCTTTGCCATCAATAGCGCTAAGACTTTGATTCGTTTTCCACCGAGCCTTGTTGCTCGCTTTACCTTTCAAAACGGTACAACGACTTTAGTCAGTAATATTAGCCGGCTAGGGACCATTGGGATTTTTGGGGGACTTTTGACTGCAGGCATAGCTGCTTGGGACAGCTACCGCCTCTTCGAATCAAACGATACCGATGCGGGTTTGGCAATGGGCATGGTTGCAATGGGCACGCTGGTCACCACACTAGCGACAGGGTTGTTTACCTCGTCTGCCACTTTTCTAGGCCTTGGTCCCATAGCTTGGATTGGGGTCGGGATCGCGGTGCTCGGGTTCGTGCTTTACACCATTTTTAAAGACACACCAATTGAAGTGTGGCTAAAAAACGGCCCATTCGGTAAAGACCCTTCTAAAGAATACAAACACTTACAAGATCCAAAAACCGCATTTAACCGATTTATCGGGTTGATATTCAATATTTCGATCAAATCGTATTCAGTTGAAAAGCAAACGAAATTACCCGCCTCTATTACCGAGGAAGTAAAAGCATTGGGGGCGACTCACGTAATATGGGTGAACACCAACCTCGCCTCTTTGTTCAATAAGGAAAAATTGAAGATAGAGTTTTTTGCTAGGCAAGGAATCTGGCGGAAAACGAAAGAGACCAGCCAAATGGGTATTGATTACTCCGCAGAACTTTCGGAGGTACGTTCAAACAACTTAAGTGTGCTAAAAACGGTAAATACTTTTGATGGGTATGCCTTTTTTGTAAAACATGATCTTCCTTTAAAAAGTACAAATTTGGAAACCAACATGTTCAAGACTAGGGCTTATACTCACACCTATTTTAGGGCATTTAACATTCGCGTTCGGCTTAGAGCAAACGATACGATTTACCCCGGACCAGAGTTGGATGAAACGTTTGATAATTCAAAAGTCAGTAGCTCTCCAAATTTTAATAAAAAGGATAAGGATTGGCTCAGAGGGGTTGCCATTGTGCGACCATAA